From one Coffea eugenioides isolate CCC68of chromosome 11, Ceug_1.0, whole genome shotgun sequence genomic stretch:
- the LOC113752906 gene encoding probable galacturonosyltransferase 9, giving the protein MAVAVRGGRGSSIGGGSGAGSTFRNFFSYRVFVSAMFTLLFLATLSVLFSSHPSHHDDDDSVILTSGNAYVQRTFLALNSDPLKTRVDMIYRQANDHIALVNAYAAYARNLKLEISKQLKMFDDLANNFAELQLKPNYRNALFESDGPIDEDVLRQFEKEVKDKIKVARSMIGESKESYDNQLKIQKLKDTIFAVNELLVKAKKNGAFTSLIAAKSTPKSLHCVAMRLMEERIAHPDNYVDEDPKPEFEDPTLYHYTIFSDNVIAVSVVVNSAVKNAKEPWKHVFHVVTDKMNVAAMKVWFKMRPVEGGAHVEIKSVEDFPFLNSSYVPVLRQLESANLQKFYFENSAENATKDVNNMKFRNPKYLSMLNHLRFYLPEMYPKLHRILFLDDDVVVQKDLTALWRIDMDGKVNGAVETCFGSFHRFAQYMNFSHPLIREKFNPKACAWAFGMNIFDLDAWRREKCTEQYHYWQNLNEDRTLWMLGTLPPGLMTFYSTTKSLDKSWHVLGLGFNPSISMDEINNAAVIHFNGNMKPWLDIAMNQYKHLWTKYVDSDMIFVQMCNFGM; this is encoded by the exons ATGGCGGTGGCGGTCCGGGGCGGCCGAGGCAGCAGCATCGGCGGAGGATCTGGTGCCGGATCCACCTTTCGTAACTTCTTCTCTTATAGAGTCTTCGTCTCCGCCATGTTTACCCTCCTCTTCCTCGCCACTCTCTCCGTCCTCTTCTCCTCTCACCCCTCCCATCACGACGACGACGACTCC GTGATTTTGACGAGCGGGAACGCCTACGTGCAAAGAACATTTCTAGCGTTAAATTCCGACCCATTAAAGACTAGGGTAGATATGATATACAGGCAAGCTAATGATCACATTGCCCTTGTAAATGCCTATGCTGCTTATGCTAGGAATCTCAAGCTGGAGATCTCTAAACAGCTTAAGATGTTTGATGATTTAGCTAATAATTTTGCCGAGCTTCAACTGAAGCCCAATTATAGGAATGCTTTGTTTGAATCGGATGGACCCATAGACGAGGATGTCTTGAGACAGTTTGAGAAAGAGGTTAAGGATAAGATTAAGGTTGCTAGGTCCATGATTGGCGAGTCAAAAGAGTCGTATGATAATCAATTGAAGATTCAGAAGTTGAAGGATACCATTTTTGCTGTCAATGAGCTGCTTGTCAAGGCTAAGAAGAATGGTGCTTTTACTAGCTTGATCGCTGCTAAGTCGACTCCCAAGAGCTTGCATTGTGTTGCCATGCGGCTCATGGAAGAGAGAATTGCGCACCCAGATAATTATGTGGATGAGGACCCAAAGCCCGAGTTTGAGGACCCGACCTTGTATCATTACACAATATTCTCGGATAATGTGATTGCCGTATCCGTGGTGGTTAATTCGGCTGTGAAGAATGCAAAGGAACCATGGAAACATGTCTTCCATGTGGTTACAGATAAGATGAATGTGGCTGCGATGAAGGTTTGGTTTAAGATGAGGCCGGTTGAAGGAGGTGCGCACGTGGAGATCAAGTCTGTAGAGGATTTTCCATTCTTGAACTCATCATATGTCCCGGTGCTAAGGCAACTTGAATCAGCAAATCTGCAGAAGTTTTACTTTGAGAACAGTGCAGAAAATGCAACAAAAGATGTGAACAACATGAAATTTAGGAACCCTAAGTACTTGTCAATGTTGAATCACCTTCGATTTTACTTGCCAGAGATGTATCCCAAACTGCACCGGATTTTGTTTTTGGATGACGATGTCGTAGTACAGAAGGATTTGACTGCGTTGTGGAGAATTGATATGGATGGCAAGGTAAATGGGGCAGTTGAGACCTGCTTCGGTTCATTCCACCGCTTCGCACAATATATGAACTTCTCCCATCCTCTGATCAGGGAGAAATTCAATCCCAAGGCCTGTGCCTGGGCATTTGGGATGAATATCTTTGATCTTGATGCTTGGAGGCGTGAAAAGTGCACTGAGCAATACCATTATTGGCAGAACTTG AATGAGGATCGGACTCTCTGGATGTTGGGAACTCTTCCGCCTGGGCTGATGACCTTTTACTCAACGACCAAATCTTTGGATAAATCTTGGCATGTGCTTGGTCTTGGGTTCAACCCGAGTATTAGCATGGATGAGATTAACAATGCTGCTGTCATCCATTTCAATGGGAACATGAAACCTTGGCTGGACATTGCCATGAACCAATACAAGCATCTTTGGACTAAATATGTTGATTCTGACATGATATTTGTGCAAATGTGCAATTTTGGCATGTAG